The window CCAACTGGAACTCGGGTTAATAGAAGGCAACATTTTATCCTATGCTTGCAAATACCTAGCAGTTGTGTTAAGTACTTGTCAACTTTTAAACAAAAAGATTTGAGCCATTATTATAATCATATACCAGTGAAAATTCAGCTTGGAAGCTAAATTCTTGTTTGACATCCAGTCAACTCTGCCAGATATGCAGTTCAGTGGAACCTGGCCAATAAATGTTACAGGAAATAAGTAGCTTAAAGTGTCCATGTTGCAGATTAATATCATGTCCTTCTAATTGTAGGGTAGTCGGgctctttttttgttttttcttgacACCGGAGAAATTTTGTGAACTTTGATGTGGCATCTTAATTTTTCATATCTCAAAATGTGTAAACTTCCTTATTAGTAATTGGGTAAATGTAAAACCAACTtgagttaatttttaaaaaatttttacagAGGGGCTCACAGATGTGATACTATATCACCAACCAGATGACAAGAAGAAGAATAGGGGTTTCTGCTTCTTGGAATTTGAAGATCATAAATCTGCTGCCCAGGCTAGACGCAGACTTATGAGTGGAAAAGTGAAGGTCTGGGGCAATGTTGTTACAGTAGAATGGGCAGACCCCATTGAAGATCCTGATCCAGAGGTCATGTCAAAGGTAATACTCCTTgaatattttatgaattttaaaaGAATTGTGTAATTTTAAATGCTATTATTAATTCTAGTGATGATTGGGATCCCTTCCTTAATTTGAGGCGCTCTCTGAAACAGAATCTGATGATGAAATTTCCATCAAAGTAGAGTTATAGTCTTACAGCGGAGAAACCAACTGAACAATGTGACTGCTGCTTCAGACCCAAATGCCCGCAGAAGGCCCATACGCACCTATCCATCTATATATCCAATGTTTCTTTAATAAAGACAATGAACctacatctaccactttggcagctcatttcatatgCCCACCAGCCTCTTGAGTAAAGAATTGAATCTTTGTGTCCCTTCaaaatattattcccttgtgtTGTAATTAAGCACTCTTGTCATAGATTTTCTTACTCTAGGAAACAGAATGTCACTATTCACCTTGtgtccctcatcattttgtagtCCTCAGTAAGATCCTCTCTCAAcctcctatgctccaaggaaaacaGGCCTTGTTTTTCCAATGTTGCAATAACACAACTTCCCTAACCCTAGCAACAACTTCATAAACCTGTATGCTGACCAACTTTACAGCATCTTCTGTCTAGCCTGATGATTAAGATTGCACACAATAGTTTTAAGTATGACCTGATGAACATCTTGTCTAACTTCAACATGATGTTCTCTTCACTATTGTCTACCAGTGTGGCCATTTTTACAGAGCCATACATCTTCACTTCTAGGTTCTTTTGCTCAATAACACTCTTTAGGGCACTGCTGTTAACACAGTAGGTGCTGCCCTGGTTTGATTCAcccaaatgcaacaccttacacttctGAGTTATATGACATCAACTGTTCCATAGCCTGCTTCCTCATCTGGGTGGTCTAGATCCTGTTGCAAATTCAGGTAGCTACTATCCACTATAGTGTACATTTTCATGTCATCAACAGACTTGTCTTGCCACAAACATCCTTGTTCAAATCTTTAACAAAAAACACAGGTCCTAATAATGAAATCTGAAGCATTCCACTGGTCGCAATCCTCCAGTCTGAATAACTGACATCTATTTacaagctatttttaaaaaattcaattggCCTCGTATACTGTGTGGTCTAACCTTCCATAACAACCTACCATGTGAGATCTCATCAGAcaatttactaaaatccatataaataaCACCAACTGCCTTGCCCTTGTCTATCCTCTGTCACATCTTCTAAAAATTCTATCAAGTTCATGTGATAAGATTTTCCCACACAAATCCATCCTGGCTCTTCCTTGATTTTCCCTTGCCATCTAAATGCTGATAGATTCTCTATCTTTGATCCTCTCCAGCCATTTCCTTtccactgacgtcagactaacAAATTTCTAGTTAACTGGATTATCCTTGCAACCCCTTTTAAACAATAGCAccacatttgccatcctccagaTTTCTGGAACTTCTATCCTCATTATGGATTAAAAATGTCAAGGGCCCAACAATTTCCTTCCTACCTTTCCACAATGTTCCAAGATGAACTTGGTTTGGACCCGGAGATCTATCCACCATGACACAATCTAAGACTGTTAACACCTTTTCACTACTGATGCAGTTGTGCTCTGTTCTATTCTCAGTAACTTCCACTCCTACAGTGTATATCCTGGTCCACAGTAAACTTATTTATAAAATACTAATTTTAATATCTTCCCATTACCTGGATCTATGCTTTCCTTTGTAACCCTTTGGTTCTTCACACATATTTGTAAAACCTTTTTTGGATTCTCCCTTATGCTGTCTGCCAAAGTCATCTCAAAATATTTAGCCTATAGTTTTTTCTTCACTATGCTCCTACTCAAGGGACTCTCACACCTGTCTGCATATATCTGATGTATGCATATTTTTCTTACCCATCTCTTATTAACAAGTGTTCTTTTACCTTATGATTCCTGCCGTTTATCCTACTGGGAGTGTATTTGTCCTGGATCTTTCTTATCATATTTTACAATGCCTTCCATTTGGCAATCCTGCTTTTTATCCTCTTAACATTTGTGTCCAGTCAGCTATTGCTAACTCCTGCTTATCACATCAAAATTGGTCTTGCCTCAATTTCCAATTCTGATTTGAGGACCAATGTACATTACCATTCCAAAGCCATTCCTTCTTATAAGGTACATGCAAAGATGATAGAATGCACCAATGTGGCAGAGCACAGCTCTGACAGCATCCAGGGTTAAGTGGTACTGCAAAGCTGGCCATAAATGTTCACACCCATTGTAACTGTCATACTTTGGCTGCCATATATACATCCATATACCCTTCTCTAAGGTGAACTATTGCCATACGTTCTAAAACATCTCTTTCTAGTCTCAAGGCCACCATAACTGACAGGGTGGGCAATAAGGTGTGGCCATAGGAAACTGCCATCTGACACCATGGTAGTTTTCAAATGTTTTGCCAGCATCTTATTGCTTGTTAAAAGAGTACATGCCTTCATCCATAGACAGTGGTTCCAAGATGTTAGCTCAAGCCCATACCAAGGGCAACTAGGAATAGACAATATTAGTTTTACAGATTGTAACCCTGCGATAAGAATGTAGGGTACAGGTGGAAAAAGTTAAATTCTAAAATTGCAACAGCATTAGTTATTTGTTTGCTTTAAGGCTAACTTCCTTAAAGTGGGCTCTGGTTGTTACTTCcaagttttttttgtacttttacCAATAGTGATCAGTAGAAAATGTTGTTTTACTTTGGATATAATTAATTTAAATCTTCTCATTTGCAGGTAAAAGTGCTGTTTGTTCGCAATTTAGCCAGTACAGTAACAGAAGAATTATTAGAAAAGACCTTCAGTCATTTTGGCAAACTGGAGCGGGTGAAGAAACTCAAAGATTACGCCTTCATTCACTTTGATGAAAGAGATGGTGCAGTAAAGGTAAAGATTTAGTGCACAGCAACTGTAACATCAGGTGAAAGGCGGGTCATCGTTGTGATCCAAGCACATAATGTTTGACTAAGCTTATCTGTTTGTGTCTGGTGGCAAATAAATGTGAAAAGAGGATTACCTTTATTGCAGGCAATGAATGAAATGAATGGGAAAGACTTAGAAGGTGAAAACATTGAAATTGTTCTTGCTAAACCACCagacaagaaaaagaaagaacgGCAAGCTCAGAGACAAGCTGCTAGATCTCAGCTGTAAGTATATCTCATGTTTTAAATCGTACTTCCATTCTAATTAAGAAAACAAATTTTCAAAGAACTATTTCAGTTAAGGAGTGATGCATGGAATCTGGATCAGATTTCATGTTGGGAATGTCCTGTTGGTGGTGCATCAGCAGCTCTGTTTTTATTAACTCATTGACCACACTTTCATATATTTGCTGAAGTCCTGTTGTGAACGTCCTTTCTGTATGAACTTGCATTTCAGCTGCAGATTTTTGCCTTTGAAATTTGTATTTTTGCTCATAGTCTATACGAAATAGCTTGGCCTACACCTGGAACTGGATtaattagtacttttttaaaatttgagtaCAAAAGCAATTAATCCATCATTCATGTATTTTAAATAGCTATATTTTGAACCCTTTATTCCTGTTCCTGGTGGGCTTTCAACTGGTATTAATTTCAAATTAAGAAATGGTGGAATAAGCTATTCCTAATTGTGAGACTGCCAGTTCGTTAAATTGTGGTTGAATCCACCTTTATTCGTTTGGCATAGCTTTGCTCCATTTCTCTTGTGGGTTGATCAATTGATGGGCAATACATGGTCCATCAAACCCATTCTTTTGCTGGAGCATTGTGATCATTCCATCCCCAAAATAGTGTAATTCTGTCCAATCTGCTGTCAAGGTCTGATTTGGAGTCTAAAACATGATGCATTTTTCACAACTATGTCTGGAAGGCTATGTAAAACTGCAGCATCCCTTTCATGCTTTAACATGCTGGCTCCCTTGAAATACCTCAGCtctgttttttaaaaagctaGAACTTCCAATGTAGCAATTGTCTTGAAGAAAAATTGAATCCCATGAATCTGTTTTGTCTGTGTATTTGTTTGTCTTGAACATTTGCAACTGCACTTATAAAGAAATGAATTTTGTGTTGTTTGATTTTCTTGAAATCAAACCATGTACCTAATCTGCCAATGTGCCGAAAGAATGGATTTGATTCCTACATGACATATGTTCCATTTATATCTGGTAATAATTGATATTCATCAATCAGAATGTCCTGAAGGACAATGAATGAGGAATGAATAGACTATTCAATCAGATTATTTCCAGCTCAGAAGTTCTATTTGGCGTCCATGTGAGCTCTGGTtataaattattagaaggcatccttttttaatttaaaaaagactCGTCATTGTAACTGAATTAATATTGCCATCTACAGACTCAATGTTTTTTTTGATCTCCAGGTATGAGGATTATTATTACTACCCTCCTCCCCGCATGCCCCCTCCGGCACGAGGCAGAAATCGTGGAGCCAGAGGAGGTTACAGTTATCCACTCGATTACTATAGTTATGAAGATTATTATGATTATTATGGCTACGATTATCATGATTATCGTGGAGGATATGAAGATCCATATTATGGATTTGAGGATTATCAAACAACTACCcgaggaagaagtggcagaagtGGAAGAGGTGCCCCTCTTCCCAGAGGTCGTGGAGTTCCCCAATCACGTGGAAGATCTGGATTCACACAACGTGGTCAAATGGCAGGGAGAGGTGCTCGTGGTGCAAGAGGGGGTCCCCAGGCACAGCAGAGAGCCCGCGGGGTACGTGGTGTGAGGGGTGGCCGCGGTGGAAATGTAGGAGGCAAACGAAAAGCTGATGGGTACAACCAGCCAGATTCGAAGCGGCGCCAGACCAATAATCAGAACTGGGGCTCCCAACCTATTGCTCAGCAACCGCTCCAAGGTGGTGATTATTCTGGTAACTATGGTTACAAATCTGAGAAAAACCAGGAGTTTTATCAGGATACTTATGGGCAACAGTGGAAATAGACCATTATGGTTCAGTAAAATGACTGATAGGTTTTCTGAACTGACTTCAAAATACAGATTGGCCTTAAATCTGATTGGCTGCTTCTTGTTAATTAGTGACATTTGGCAAGAATCCCCTATGTGCAGATATTGTGTCTATatttttaccaaaaaaaaaatcacttgtacTTGACAGCACAGTCTGCAATGATTCCACTTGAATggaaattgcttttttttaaatttggctgTTTGGATAAAGGCATTCCAGCTAGTTTAGCAGAGGTTGGACACAATTCATCATGGttttgacaattaaaaaaaaatcaggcttaCTACAAAACATTTGGCTTCAGTGTATGTATATTACTGGTAGTTATGTTTCCGTGGTTTTTACAGTTAAATGCATAAATTTTCAAATTAGCTTgttgttttttttcctgaatttcTTGTATTTAAAGTAACTGACGAATCTGTATGTTACTAACTTGCATTCCCAGGAGCAGGCAAGTTGAGCTAAATAAATTTGTTTGTTGTTGACTGATTTCAAATtactaccatttttttttttggtttggctTTTCCAGAAGTGACACTTGTCAAGTTCATTCTTGTATATTCTATCAACTGTTAATgtctatttcaataaaatttcaaaaattcTCAAACAGCATGAATTCCATTAACTAAATTCCATTTGTTGCATAAATTTTCCATGATAAATTTTTGCTATTTTACAAAAACAGATTCAAATTCTAACTGAAAACCTTGGTTAGATTGGTATTAAAGAAAGTTTTAGAAATGTGTTAACATTTTCACAACTTATTAAGGATTTTTCTATTGTGAATGGTTTataatattgaaaagaaaagTAAGCATATGATACATCAATTGCAGTTTTCTTGAAAAATAGTTTGGGGTAATTAGCAAGGACAAATCATTTTGAGTGCATATTTGCATTAAGATGTCTCTGACTGAGTCACTGCATTGCTTTTGTTTTGACTTTAATCTGAATCTGATCTCCAGTGTCCTGCAAATGCTCTAGGCCTGATACCAAATGATACCTTAAATGTACTTTGTGATTTGACATTAAATATTCCTGAGAATTTTTAAACAGTTCTAAAATACAAATCACAAAAAGACTAGTCactattaattttaaatgttttctctGTTCTTTGCTTAACCCCTAAAAATGCTTGCTATTATGTGCATTGTAAATTTAACTGATGTTTAACCAGGGTGCTTAGATCTATTCTCAAAATATAAGTGAGATTTTTAACC of the Narcine bancroftii isolate sNarBan1 chromosome 4, sNarBan1.hap1, whole genome shotgun sequence genome contains:
- the LOC138760911 gene encoding heterogeneous nuclear ribonucleoprotein Q-like isoform X5: MSTDAMATEHMNGNGIEEPMETSTALPSEHYQTLLTAGLPRKVADKLDEIYLAGLVSHSDLDERAIDALREFNEEGALSVLQQFKESDLSHVQNKSAFLCGVMKTYRQREKQGSKVTDANKGPDETKIKALLERTGYTLDVTTGQRKYGGPPPDAVHTGPQPNIGTEIFVGKIPRDLFEDELVPLFEKAGPIWDLRLMMDPLTGLNRGYAFVTFCSKDAAQEAVKLCDNHEIRPGKHIGVCISVANNRLFVGSIPKSKTKEQIMEEFGKVTEGLTDVILYHQPDDKKKNRGFCFLEFEDHKSAAQARRRLMSGKVKVWGNVVTVEWADPIEDPDPEVMSKVKVLFVRNLASTVTEELLEKTFSHFGKLERVKKLKDYAFIHFDERDGAVKAMNEMNGKDLEGENIEIVLAKPPDKKKKERQAQRQAARSQLYEDYYYYPPPRMPPPARGRNRGARGGYSYPLDYYSYEDYYDYYGYDYHDYRGGYEDPYYGFEDYQTTTRGRSGRSGRGAPLPRGRGVPQSRGRSGFTQRGQMAGRGARGARGGPQAQQRARGVRGVRGGRGGNVGGKRKADGYNQPDSKRRQTNNQNWGSQPIAQQPLQGKRGRGRS
- the LOC138760911 gene encoding heterogeneous nuclear ribonucleoprotein Q-like isoform X3; the encoded protein is MSTDAMATEHMNGNGIEEPMETSTALPSEHYQTLLTAGLPRKVADKLDEIYLAGLVSHSDLDERAIDALREFNEEGALSVLQQFKESDLSHVQNKSAFLCGVMKTYRQREKQGSKVTDANKGPDETKIKALLERTGYTLDVTTGQRKYGGPPPDAVHTGPQPNIGTEIFVGKIPRDLFEDELVPLFEKAGPIWDLRLMMDPLTGLNRGYAFVTFCSKDAAQEAVKLCDNHEIRPGKHIGVCISVANNRLFVGSIPKSKTKEQIMEEFGKVTEGLTDVILYHQPDDKKKNRGFCFLEFEDHKSAAQARRRLMSGKVKVWGNVVTVEWADPIEDPDPEVMSKVKVLFVRNLASTVTEELLEKTFSHFGKLERVKKLKDYAFIHFDERDGAVKAMNEMNGKDLEGENIEIVLAKPPDKKKKERQAQRQAARSQLYEDYYYYPPPRMPPPARGRNRGARGGYSYPLDYYSYEDYYDYYGYDYHDYRGGYEDPYYGFEDYQTTTRGRSGRSGRGAPLPRGRGVPQSRGRSGFTQRGQMAGRGARGARGGPQAQQRARGVRGVRGGRGGNVGGKRKADGYNQPDSKRRQTNNQNWGSQPIAQQPLQGGDYSGKRGRGRS
- the LOC138760911 gene encoding heterogeneous nuclear ribonucleoprotein Q-like isoform X8, with amino-acid sequence MKTYRQREKQGSKVTDANKGPDETKIKALLERTGYTLDVTTGQRKYGGPPPDAVHTGPQPNIGTEIFVGKIPRDLFEDELVPLFEKAGPIWDLRLMMDPLTGLNRGYAFVTFCSKDAAQEAVKLCDNHEIRPGKHIGVCISVANNRLFVGSIPKSKTKEQIMEEFGKVTEGLTDVILYHQPDDKKKNRGFCFLEFEDHKSAAQARRRLMSGKVKVWGNVVTVEWADPIEDPDPEVMSKVKVLFVRNLASTVTEELLEKTFSHFGKLERVKKLKDYAFIHFDERDGAVKAMNEMNGKDLEGENIEIVLAKPPDKKKKERQAQRQAARSQLYEDYYYYPPPRMPPPARGRNRGARGGYSYPLDYYSYEDYYDYYGYDYHDYRGGYEDPYYGFEDYQTTTRGRSGRSGRGAPLPRGRGVPQSRGRSGFTQRGQMAGRGARGARGGPQAQQRARGVRGVRGGRGGNVGGKRKADGYNQPDSKRRQTNNQNWGSQPIAQQPLQGGDYSGNYGYKSEKNQEFYQDTYGQQWK
- the LOC138760911 gene encoding heterogeneous nuclear ribonucleoprotein Q-like isoform X4, whose product is MSTDAMATEHMNGNGIEEPMETSTALPSEHYQTLLTAGLPRKVADKLDEIYLAGLVSHSDLDERAIDALREFNEEGALSVLQQFKESDLSHVQNKSAFLCGVMKTYRQREKQGSKVTDANKGPDETKIKALLERTGYTLDVTTGQRKYGGPPPDAVHTGPQPNIGTEIFVGKIPRDLFEDELVPLFEKAGPIWDLRLMMDPLTGLNRGYAFVTFCSKDAAQEAVKLCDNHEIRPGKHIGVCISVANNRLFVGSIPKSKTKEQIMEEFGKVTEGLTDVILYHQPDDKKKNRGFCFLEFEDHKSAAQARRRLMSGKVKVWGNVVTVEWADPIEDPDPEVMSKVKVLFVRNLASTVTEELLEKTFSHFGKLERVKKLKDYAFIHFDERDGAVKAMNEMNGKDLEGENIEIVLAKPPDKKKKERQAQRQAARSQLYEDYYYYPPPRMPPPARGRNRGARGGYSYPLDYYSYEDYYDYYGYDYHDYRGGYEDPYYGFEDYQTTTRGRSGRSGRGAPLPRGRGVPQSRGRSGFTQRGQMAGRGARGARGGPQAQQRARGVRGVRGGRGGNVGGKRKADGYNQPDSKRRQTNNQNWGSQPIAQQPLQAGKRGRGRS
- the LOC138760911 gene encoding heterogeneous nuclear ribonucleoprotein Q-like isoform X1 → MSTDAMATEHMNGNGIEEPMETSTALPSEHYQTLLTAGLPRKVADKLDEIYLAGLVSHSDLDERAIDALREFNEEGALSVLQQFKESDLSHVQNKSAFLCGVMKTYRQREKQGSKVTDANKGPDETKIKALLERTGYTLDVTTGQRKYGGPPPDAVHTGPQPNIGTEIFVGKIPRDLFEDELVPLFEKAGPIWDLRLMMDPLTGLNRGYAFVTFCSKDAAQEAVKLCDNHEIRPGKHIGVCISVANNRLFVGSIPKSKTKEQIMEEFGKVTEGLTDVILYHQPDDKKKNRGFCFLEFEDHKSAAQARRRLMSGKVKVWGNVVTVEWADPIEDPDPEVMSKVKVLFVRNLASTVTEELLEKTFSHFGKLERVKKLKDYAFIHFDERDGAVKAMNEMNGKDLEGENIEIVLAKPPDKKKKERQAQRQAARSQLYEDYYYYPPPRMPPPARGRNRGARGGYSYPLDYYSYEDYYDYYGYDYHDYRGGYEDPYYGFEDYQTTTRGRSGRSGRGAPLPRGRGVPQSRGRSGFTQRGQMAGRGARGARGGPQAQQRARGVRGVRGGRGGNVGGKRKADGYNQPDSKRRQTNNQNWGSQPIAQQPLQGGDYSGNYGYKSEKNQEFYQDTYGQQWK
- the LOC138760911 gene encoding heterogeneous nuclear ribonucleoprotein Q-like isoform X2, whose protein sequence is MSTDAMATEHMNGNGIEEPMETSTALPSEHYQTLLTAGLPRKVADKLDEIYLAGLVSHSDLDERAIDALREFNEEGALSVLQQFKESDLSHVQNKSAFLCGVMKTYRQREKQGSKVTDANKGPDETKIKALLERTGYTLDVTTGQRKYGGPPPDAVHTGPQPNIGTEIFVGKIPRDLFEDELVPLFEKAGPIWDLRLMMDPLTGLNRGYAFVTFCSKDAAQEAVKLCDNHEIRPGKHIGVCISVANNRLFVGSIPKSKTKEQIMEEFGKVTEGLTDVILYHQPDDKKKNRGFCFLEFEDHKSAAQARRRLMSGKVKVWGNVVTVEWADPIEDPDPEVMSKVKVLFVRNLASTVTEELLEKTFSHFGKLERVKKLKDYAFIHFDERDGAVKAMNEMNGKDLEGENIEIVLAKPPDKKKKERQAQRQAARSQLYEDYYYYPPPRMPPPARGRNRGARGGYSYPLDYYSYEDYYDYYGYDYHDYRGGYEDPYYGFEDYQTTTRGRSGRSGRGAPLPRGRGVPQSRGRSGFTQRGQMAGRGARGARGGPQAQQRARGVRGVRGGRGGNVGGKRKADGYNQPDSKRRQTNNQNWGSQPIAQQPLQGGDYSAGKRGRGRS